A genome region from Archaeoglobus fulgidus DSM 4304 includes the following:
- a CDS encoding MazG nucleotide pyrophosphohydrolase domain-containing protein, with protein MKISEFQRMISEIYINRDRERGVEKTMLWVVEEVGELAEAVRKGTNVGEEIADVMAWLVSLANLLDVDVEEEILKKYPGYCIRCGKKPCECDSK; from the coding sequence GTGAAAATTTCCGAGTTTCAGAGGATGATTTCGGAAATTTACATAAACCGTGACAGGGAGAGGGGCGTTGAAAAGACCATGCTGTGGGTTGTTGAAGAGGTTGGGGAGCTTGCTGAGGCTGTGAGGAAGGGAACTAACGTTGGAGAGGAGATTGCGGATGTGATGGCGTGGCTCGTAAGCCTCGCCAATCTGCTGGATGTTGACGTGGAGGAGGAAATTTTAAAAAAGTATCCCGGTTACTGCATTCGCTGCGGAAAAAAGCCGTGTGAGTGTGATTCGAAATGA